From a region of the Oryza sativa Japonica Group chromosome 6, ASM3414082v1 genome:
- the LOC4340534 gene encoding uncharacterized protein has product MENGDKDEKNVAVTEGSTNSEEKDQDEDLLRRTEMLNAKEAINSSNENSGNDSEAQIHVRDDSQKEFNEKMNKEGSSDPMEPTDSSQTEEDILAEDKSEEPVFDGTEVAEMEDLRRSSNQSVELDSDAHGSVLNERATAIKNFVKEKGAIAVSTFIRRLSGKKDENEFSVEDEKNEGSESISSGNIGSDAEPKSKEVQPKSEERTTWNPLNLIKIGRDFDTFMTGEAGHENVPDLIEQPTGKGRIIIYTKLGCEDCKMVRSFMRQKMLKYVEINIDIFPSRKMELENNTGSSTVPKVYFNDLLIGGLTELKKMEESGILDDRTDALFKDEPSSAAPLPPLPGEDDESGSGKIDELATIVRKMRESITLKDRFYKMRRFSSCFLGSEAVDFLSEDQYLERDEAVEFGRKLASKYFYRHVLDEDVFEDGNHLYRFLDNDPIIMSQCYNIPKGIIDVEPKPIVEVASRLRKLSETMFEAYVSEDGKHVDYRSIQGCEEFKRYVRTTEELQRVETHELSREEKLAFFINLYNMMAIHALVTCGHPAGPLDRRKFFGDFKYVIGGCAYSMSAIQNGILRGNQRPPYNLAKPFGQKDQRSKVALPYAEPLVHFALVCGTKSGPALRCYSPGNIDKELVEAARDFLRNVGIVVDPEAKVASVSKILRWYSTDFGKNETEVLKHAANYLEPAESEQFLELLANTQLKVLYQPYDWSLNI; this is encoded by the exons ATGGAGAATGGAGACAAGGATGAGAAAAATGTTGCTGTCACGGAAGGATCTACCAATTCTGAAGAAAAGGATCAAGATGAGGATTTGTTGAGGAGAACAGAAATGCTGAATGCAAAAGAAGCAATAAATTCTTCAAATGAGAATTCAGGCAATGATTCAGAAGCACAGATCCATGTGAGAGATGATTCACAAAAAGAATTCAATGAGAAGATGAATAAAGAAGGAAGCTCAGATCCAATGGAACCTACAGATTCAAGCCAGACAGAGGAAGATATCCTTGCTGAAGACAAATCTGAAGAACCTGTTTTTGATGGAACTGAGGTTGCTGAAATGGAAGATTTGAGGCGTTCGTCCAATCAATCTGTGGAACTTGATTCAGATGCCCATGGGTCTGTACTCAATGAAAGAGCTACTGCAATCAAGAATTTTGTTAAGGAAAAGGGTGCCATTGCAGTTTCAACATTTATAAGGCGCCTTTCTGGCAAAAAGGACGAAAATGAATTTTCTGTTGAAGATGAAAAGAATGAAGGATCAGAAAGCATCAGTAGTGGCAATATTGGCTCAGATGCTGAACCTAAATCAAAAGAGGTGCAGCCCAAATCTGAGGAGAGAACTACATGGAATCCACTCAACTTGATTAAAATCGGACGAGATTTTGATACCTTCATGACTGGGGAAGCTGGGCATGAAAATGTGCCAGATTTGATAGAGCAACCAACAGGGAAGGGAAGAATTATTATATACACAAAACTGGGTTGTGAAGATTGCAAAATGGTTCGCTCATTCATGCGTCAGAAAATGCTCAAGTATGTTGAGATCAACATCGACATATTCCCCAGTAGAAAGATGGAACTAGAAAATAATACTGGGTCATCCACAGTACCAAAAGTGTATTTCAATGACTTGCTGATTGGAGGGTTAACTGAATTGAAGAAAATGGAGGAGTCTGGCATTCTTGATGACAGAACTGATGCTCTTTTCAAAGATGAACCCTCATCTGCTGCTCCGTTGCCTCCCTTACCTGGAGAAGATGATGAATCTGGTAGTGGGAAGATAGATGAGTTGGCAACCATTGTCAGAAAAATGAGAGAGTCAATCACTCTGAAGGATAGATTTTACAAAATGAGAAGATTTAGCAGCTGCTTTCTTGGTAGTGAAGCTGTAGATTTCTTATCAGAAGATCAATATTTAGAGAGAGATGAG GCGGTGGAATTTGGAAGAAAGCTTGCAAGCAAATATTTCTATCGCCATGTTTTAGA CGAAGATGTATTTGAAGATGGAAATCACTTGTATCGCTTCCTGGATAATGATCCCATAATTATGAGCCAGTGCTACAACATCCCTAAGGGTATCATTGATGTTGAACCGAAACCAATTGTTGAAGTGGCATCAAGGTTAAGAAAGTTGTCTGAAACCATGTTTGAAGCTTATGTATCTGAAGATGGTAAACATGTTGACTACAGAAGCATCCAGGGTTGTGAAGAATTTAAAAG GTATGTTAGAACAACTGAGGAGCTCCAGAGGGTGGAAACCCATGAGTTATCACGGGAAGAAAAGCTCGCTTTCTTCATAAATCTCTACAATATGATGGCTATCCATGCATTAGTGACATGTGGTCATCCTGCTGGACCATTGGACAGGAgaaagttctttggagattttAAGTATGTCATTGGTGGATGTGCTTATTCAATGTCAGCTATTCAAAATGGCATACTGCGTGGTAACCAAAGGCCACCATACAACCTTGCCAAGCCTTTTGGACAGAAAGACCAAAGATCCAAG GTGGCCCTTCCATATGCTGAACCTCTTGTTCACTTTGCTTTGGTATGTGGGACCAAATCTGGACCTGCACTTAGGTGTTACTCGCCAGGAAACATCGATAAAGAACTGGTGGAAGCTGCACGTGATTTCCTAAGAAATGTAGGAATTGTTGTTGATCCTGAAGCCAAGGTTGCATCTGTAAGCAAGATTTTGCGATG
- the LOC4340536 gene encoding transcription termination factor MTERF4, chloroplastic has translation MIHLRRSFLSRLLHPPCPTPANPLPLHRLLSSAAAAAPIPPEPFAVEDYLVDSCGLTRARAKKASGKLSHLRSPSNPDAVLAFLSGLGLSRPDIAAVVVNDPLFICARVDKTLATRVAELTDLGLSRSQIARLIPVVRSLFRCKSLAPRLAFLLTVFGSFDRCLEVIKTNYGVLSSNVEAVIKPNLAVLKECGISIADRPSYAFASRVISRPTKHLEEAVVLANEFGAKQGTRVFTNAVMIFGILGQEKLAKKLEFFKKLGWSQDDLSLAVRSMPHILAMKEERMRRGMKFLTEDVGLEIPYIARRPALTMYSIERRLLPRHCLINVLKGNGLLKANYDFYNISVISNDDFMEKFVQPYVESVPGLGDAYASSCTGCGVHQLKLLSKRKTKC, from the coding sequence atgATTCACCTCCGGAGGAGCTTCCTTTCTCGCCTCCTCCATCCACCGTGTCCCACCCCGGCCaatcccctccccctccaccgcctcctctccagcgctgccgccgccgcgcccatccCCCCGGAACCCTTCGCCGTCGAGGACTACCTCGTCGACTCCTGCGGCCTGACGAGAGCCCGAGCCAAGAAGGCCTCCGGGAAGCTCTCCCACCTCAGGTCCCCCTCCAACCCCGATGccgtcctcgccttcctctccggcctcggCCTCTCCCGCCCGGACATCGCCGCCGTGGTCGTCAACGACCCGCTCTTCATCTGCGCCAGGGTGGACAAGACGCTGGCCACCCGCGTCGCCGAGCTCACCGACCTCGGCCTGTCCCGCTCCCAGATCGCGCGCCTCATCCCGGTGGTCCGCAGCCTCTTCCGCTGCAAGTCGCTCGCCCCAAGGCTCGCCTTCTTGCTCACCGTGTTTGGCTCCTTCGACAGGTGCCTCGAGGTTATCAAGACCAACTATGGCGTCCTTAGCTCCAACGTTGAGGCGGTCATCAAGCCCAACCTCGCCGTACTCAAGGAATGCGGGATATCTATAGCGGATAGGCCCTCATACGCGTTCGCATCGCGGGTGATCAGCAGGCCTACTAAGCACCTGGAAGAAGCTGTGGTGCTTGCTAACGAGTTTGGAGCTAAGCAGGGAACTCGGGTGTTTACTAATGCGGTCATGATTTTTGGAATCCTCGGACAGGAGAAGCTCGCCAAGAAGTTGGAGTTCTTCAAGAAGCTTGGTTGGTCACAGGACGATTTGTCATTGGCGGTGAGGAGCATGCCACACATCCTAGCCATGAAGGAAGAAAGGATGCGTCGAGGTATGAAGTTCTTGACCGAGGATGTTGGTCTAGAGATACCATACATTGCACGAAGGCCTGCACTCACGATGTATAGCATTGAGCGCCGGTTGTTGCCACGGCATTGCTTGATCAATGTTCTCAAGGGGAACGGATTGCTCAAGGCCAATTATGACTTCTATAATATCTCTGTGATTAGCAACGATGATTTCATGGAAAAATTCGTGCAACCATATGTGGAGAGTGTTCCAGGCCTTGGTGATGCATATGCTTCTAGCTGTACTGGATGTGGAGTGCACCAGTTGAAGCTGCTCTCAAAGCGTAAGACAAAGTGCTGA